A window from Drosophila miranda strain MSH22 chromosome Y unlocalized genomic scaffold, D.miranda_PacBio2.1 Contig_Y2_pilon, whole genome shotgun sequence encodes these proteins:
- the LOC117192986 gene encoding uncharacterized protein LOC117192986, producing the protein MSGSQNSPRIGEQAALDEARDAGSGTYDTDDWQKILHGEPPTPGIVLAEGAHDQELRQFLDTLDDEDGANALDDVPEVEIVPKPGTIADDEVILTRVRQKMKKKLLKKRAGGKLKEKRTAGMRQQKSRVTRRILRRRLAAYSFVQKLYLATNSRRIDFLNWSKKGKHLLLEYVALQEHLMGSRSLFRCNSVLQFTKQLLNHGFVRVLDHDLQDLPKSSIVLVFQNPNFVMGVPKKIRHIRNLQPQEKKETPTPQQKQQQKDLCFSFNSYLSPLQMARCRLRTELSYHSDVALLQEHANASNRPVAKRGGRPAAILETTVEQQLVAKTDKIVNPYESVAKILTKQVPSFAGYYGNVPPPKLQDFFQEYMPRYGIKISGYKQIVIDGHNKSGDFNQNLPIGVDYSDEENDAAADAKKDAFDLEEVMQQLCDDDGDGSGSGSGSTSKPKEKPKPIKSKKKKYNKGSKLNALLESSSSSGSSSSEDEDEGASSSLELFLNENNGTYKFVKKSKQEKIHQLKKV; encoded by the coding sequence ATGTCCGGTAGTCAAAATTCTCCGCGCATCGGAGAACAGGCTGCACTGGACGAGGCTCGTGACGCGGGAAGTGGCACCTACGACACGGACGACTGGCAGAAGATACTCCACGGAGAGCCTCCCACCCCCGGCATCGTGCTGGCCGAAGGTGCCCACGATCAGGAGCTGCGGCAGTTTCTGGACACCCTCGATGATGAAGACGGTGCGAATGCGCTGGACGATGTCCCGGAGGTGGAGATTGTCCCAAAGCCGGGAACTATCGCCGACGATGAGGTAATCCTCACTAGAGTCCGCCAGAAGATGAAAAAGAAGCTGTTGAAGAAGCGGGCCGGAGGAAAGTTGAAGGAAAAGAGGACGGCCGGAATGCGACAGCAGAAGTCCCGCGTGACGAGACGCATCTTGCGTCGCCGACTTGCTGCCTACTCGTTTGTCCAGAAGCTGTATCTGGCCACCAACAGCCGCCGCATTGACTTCCTCAATTGGTCGAAGAAGGGCAAGCACCTGCTGCTCGAGTATGTGGCGCTGCAGGAGCATTTGATGGGATCTCGGTCCCTGTTCCGTTGCAACAGCGTCCTCCAGTTCACGAAGCAGCTGTTGAACCACGGCTTTGTGCGTGTGCTGGACCACGACCTGCAGGATCTGCCCAAGAGCTCTATAGTCTTGGTCTTCCAGAATCCCAACTTCGTAATGGGTGTGCCGAAAAAGATCCGCCACATAAGAAACCTGCAACCGCAAGAGAAAAAGGAGACACCCACACcgcaacagaagcagcagcagaaggaccTCTGCTTCTCTTTCAACTCCTATCTGTCGCCCCTGCAGATGGCACGCTGCCGCCTCCGCACGGAGCTGAGCTACCATTCCGACGTGGCTTTGCTGCAGGAACACGCCAATGCCTCGAACAGGCCGGTGGCCAAACGCGGGGGCCGGCCGGCCGCCATCCTGGAGACCACcgtggagcagcagctggtgGCCAAGACGGACAAGATCGTGAATCCGTACGAGTCGGTGGCCAAGATACTCACCAAGCAGGTGCCCTCGTTTGCCGGCTACTACGGCAACGTGCCGCCCCCGAAGCTGCAGGACTTCTTCCAGGAGTACATGCCCCGCTACGGCATCAAGATCAGCGGCTACAAGCAGATCGTGATCGACGGCCACAACAAGTCGGGCGACTTCAACCAGAACCTACCCATTGGTGTGGACTACTCCGACGAGGAGAACGATGCTGCCGCAGATGCCAAGAAGGATGCCTTTGACCTTGAGGAGGTCATGCAGCAGCTGTGCGACGACGATGGcgacggcagcggcagtggcagcggcagtaCATCCAAGCCCAAGGAGAAGCCCAAACCGATCAAGTCCAAAAAAAAGAAGTACAACAAAGGCTCGAAATTGAACGCGCTCCTGGAGTCTAGCTCCAGCTCCGGTTCCAGTTCCAGcgaagacgaagacgaaggAGCTTCCTCGTCATTGGAGCTGTTTCTGAACGAGAACAACGGCACCTACAAGTTTGTAAAGAAATCCAAGCAGGAAAAAATCCACCAGCTGAAGAAGGTCTAG